The Urbifossiella limnaea genome has a window encoding:
- a CDS encoding DegT/DnrJ/EryC1/StrS family aminotransferase yields MTPAPVPLCDIQAQYKALQPQIDAAVLRVLGTGQAILGPEVEAFEKEAAASTGAAFAVGCSSGTDALVLALHAVGVGPGDEVIVPPFTFFATASAVARLGAKPVFADIDPVTFNLDPSQVAARITDKTRAVIPVHLFGQCCDMGPIRRVAADNAVYVVEDAAQSQGAEYGGVQCGTLGEIAAFSFYPTKNLGAVGDAGMVTTNSPELAARLKALRVHGSEVKYFHKYLGYNMRLDALQAAVLRVKLPHVPGWLAAREAAAKRYDAMIEATQLHGFLRRPAARPDRRHVFNQYVVRVPAAHRDSLVQHLKDSKVGVEIYYPLSLHLQECFAYLGYRAGDFPAAEAATREVLALPMFPEITEAQQARVLDVVAGYLRGRLRTAA; encoded by the coding sequence GTGACGCCCGCCCCCGTACCGCTTTGCGACATCCAGGCGCAGTACAAAGCGCTTCAACCCCAGATCGACGCGGCCGTGCTGCGCGTGCTCGGCACCGGGCAGGCGATTCTCGGCCCCGAGGTGGAGGCCTTCGAGAAGGAGGCCGCGGCCAGCACCGGAGCCGCGTTCGCCGTCGGCTGCTCGTCCGGCACCGACGCTCTCGTCCTGGCCCTACACGCGGTCGGCGTCGGCCCCGGTGACGAAGTCATCGTGCCGCCCTTCACCTTCTTCGCCACGGCGAGCGCGGTCGCGCGGCTGGGGGCGAAGCCGGTCTTCGCCGACATCGACCCGGTGACGTTCAACCTGGACCCGTCGCAGGTCGCCGCCCGCATTACGGACAAGACGCGGGCGGTGATCCCGGTGCACCTGTTCGGCCAGTGCTGCGACATGGGGCCGATCCGCCGCGTGGCCGCGGACAACGCCGTGTACGTGGTCGAGGACGCGGCGCAGTCGCAGGGCGCGGAGTACGGCGGCGTCCAGTGCGGCACCCTGGGCGAGATCGCGGCGTTCAGCTTCTACCCGACCAAGAACCTGGGCGCCGTCGGCGACGCCGGCATGGTGACGACGAACAGTCCGGAACTGGCGGCCCGGCTGAAGGCACTGCGGGTCCACGGGTCGGAGGTCAAATACTTCCACAAGTATCTCGGCTACAACATGAGGCTCGACGCGCTGCAGGCCGCCGTGCTTCGGGTGAAACTGCCGCACGTGCCGGGATGGCTGGCGGCCCGCGAGGCGGCGGCGAAGCGGTACGACGCGATGATCGAGGCGACGCAGTTGCACGGCTTCCTGCGCCGCCCCGCGGCGCGGCCGGACCGGCGGCACGTGTTCAACCAGTACGTCGTTCGGGTGCCGGCGGCGCACCGCGATTCGCTCGTGCAGCACCTCAAGGACAGCAAGGTGGGAGTGGAGATTTACTACCCGCTGTCGCTGCACCTGCAGGAGTGCTTCGCGTACCTCGGCTACCGGGCCGGCGACTTCCCCGCGGCCGAGGCCGCGACGCGGGAGGTGCTGGCGCTGCCGATGTTCCCGGAGATCACCGAGGCACAGCAAGCCCGGGTGCTGGACGTGGTTGCGGGTTACCTCCGCGGCCGGCTGCGGACGGCGGCGTAA
- a CDS encoding BBP7 family outer membrane beta-barrel protein, with protein sequence MIRFRGKALGLGLALAAAPLAAQQPALLPPTVRGGEWSAGAPADAVWFPARGSTPASKQPPMLPPPPAVAPVPAVVKPVQAESEPVVHGPRTAAASTDLGPLPAIPAPPDVVAAPQPFPVASDLPPMPPIPTAMPTRPTAQPQPAPPPKAVEPLPIPPVPKTTEPVPTPPLPKAAEPPPIPPAKTAESLPPPRAAVPPSDAPVARPAPPPELPTAPPELLVPSVYGLPARHTAFGSDPVRISRDYPSLHDLFRLHHDRTADGADDPAAAPADDRGYVRLELLLWWVNPQRVPVLASTSTAGGLGFIGEPGTALLLGPGRLGDDFRAGMRVRGGWWCDEDGHLGLDGSFFFLGRDSVSTAFDSGTTPTITRPFFAANDGGFEFGERVARPGFSRGSLEAEATSALYGFDANIRHALCRTCGFRDEVFVGYRHLALNESLTVTENIVALPGNTADPAGTRIVVQDQFKTTNRFNGGQLGYAAERNWGRLSLDGRVSVALGNTHQTVEVSGFQQRQRPGEDAVFFPNGGLLAAGPNLGRFTDDRFTVVPEFTLNLGYWLTPSVKAYVGYNAMYWSNVVRPGDQVDRTIDVTFIPNPPINPATGQVPAFSGLNRPAVPFKQDHLWVNGIQFGAEWRW encoded by the coding sequence ATGATTCGTTTCCGAGGGAAAGCGCTGGGGCTCGGGCTGGCCCTCGCGGCCGCCCCGCTCGCCGCGCAACAGCCCGCTCTGTTGCCGCCGACCGTCCGCGGCGGTGAGTGGAGTGCGGGCGCGCCGGCAGACGCCGTCTGGTTCCCGGCGCGCGGTTCTACGCCCGCCTCGAAGCAACCGCCGATGCTTCCGCCGCCGCCCGCGGTCGCGCCGGTGCCAGCCGTGGTGAAGCCGGTTCAGGCCGAATCCGAGCCGGTCGTTCACGGCCCGCGGACCGCCGCCGCGTCCACCGATCTGGGGCCGCTGCCGGCCATCCCCGCGCCGCCGGACGTGGTCGCCGCGCCGCAACCGTTCCCGGTTGCGTCCGACCTACCACCGATGCCGCCGATCCCGACCGCAATGCCCACCCGGCCGACGGCCCAGCCGCAACCCGCGCCGCCGCCGAAAGCCGTCGAGCCGCTGCCGATCCCGCCCGTACCAAAGACCACTGAGCCGGTGCCGACGCCGCCGCTGCCGAAGGCCGCAGAGCCGCCGCCGATCCCGCCCGCGAAGACGGCCGAGTCGCTGCCTCCGCCGCGCGCCGCCGTCCCGCCCTCGGACGCGCCCGTAGCCCGGCCGGCGCCGCCGCCCGAGTTGCCGACCGCGCCGCCGGAACTCCTCGTGCCCAGCGTATACGGCCTCCCCGCGCGGCACACCGCGTTCGGCTCCGACCCGGTCCGCATCTCGCGCGACTACCCGAGCCTCCACGACCTGTTCCGCCTCCACCACGACCGGACGGCCGACGGGGCCGACGACCCCGCCGCCGCCCCGGCCGACGACCGCGGCTACGTCCGGCTCGAACTCCTGCTGTGGTGGGTGAACCCGCAGCGCGTCCCGGTGCTGGCCAGCACAAGCACCGCCGGCGGTCTCGGCTTCATCGGCGAGCCCGGCACCGCGCTGCTCCTCGGGCCGGGCCGCCTCGGCGACGACTTCCGCGCGGGCATGCGCGTCCGCGGCGGGTGGTGGTGCGACGAGGACGGCCACCTCGGCCTCGACGGCAGCTTCTTCTTCCTCGGCCGCGACTCCGTCAGCACCGCATTCGACTCCGGCACCACGCCCACCATCACCCGGCCGTTCTTCGCCGCCAACGACGGCGGGTTCGAGTTCGGCGAGCGCGTGGCCCGCCCCGGCTTCTCGCGCGGCAGCCTGGAAGCCGAGGCCACCAGCGCCCTGTACGGGTTCGACGCCAACATCCGCCACGCCCTCTGCCGCACGTGCGGCTTCCGCGACGAGGTGTTCGTCGGCTACCGCCACCTGGCGCTGAACGAGTCGCTGACCGTCACCGAGAACATCGTCGCCCTGCCCGGCAACACCGCCGACCCGGCCGGCACGCGGATCGTCGTGCAGGATCAGTTCAAGACCACGAACCGGTTCAACGGCGGGCAGCTGGGCTACGCCGCGGAGCGCAACTGGGGCCGCCTCTCGCTCGACGGCCGCGTCTCCGTCGCGCTCGGCAACACGCACCAGACCGTCGAGGTGTCCGGCTTCCAGCAGCGGCAGCGGCCGGGCGAAGACGCCGTGTTCTTCCCCAACGGCGGCCTCCTGGCCGCGGGGCCGAACCTCGGCCGTTTCACCGACGACCGCTTCACCGTCGTCCCGGAATTCACCCTCAACCTCGGCTACTGGCTGACCCCGAGCGTCAAGGCGTACGTCGGCTACAACGCCATGTACTGGTCGAACGTGGTCCGCCCCGGCGACCAGGTGGACCGCACCATCGACGTGACGTTTATCCCCAACCCGCCGATCAACCCGGCGACTGGGCAGGTGCCGGCGTTCTCGGGTCTGAACCGGCCGGCGGTGCCGTTCAAGCAGGATCACCTCTGGGTGAACGGCATCCAGTTCGGCGCGGAATGGCGGTGGTGA
- a CDS encoding YXWGXW repeat-containing protein produces the protein MLPRPTQLAAAVVLAGLIVGVSINAAPAQPPQPLPLPASGAAAQQQPGQPEGTEVLARGAVHEAYAATAEQAIAGEVVAQPPPEPIEELPPDQKPEGDNVIWIPGYWDWDEERTDYVWISGFWRVPPPGRVWVPGSWHVVQGGHQWVSGFWQPVAVQPAGGFAQQEIEYLPPPPVTLESGPVVPSPGVDYVYVPGSWVYRGRYFWRPGVWITHRPGWVWVPARYTWSPVGYVFVDGYWDYPLATRGVLFTPVYFPRPLLAHRFVYTPSYVVAEPVLFGALFVRSGYGGYYFGDYYDRRYVGVGYRPWCAPAVATQVNFAFGRGGYSYDPLWSYYSVSYRSQPQWNVAVATTFVGRYQGSVPRPPRTLVQQNTAIQQITNTTVNNVTNNITVVNNNTTVNNSSPAQLGGLRVANKDVSNVVMVAPLTVAPKLQPQQQIRPIAAEVRQQEAKAAQDIRKVSVQRRDAETAALKANPRPVTPKIDPKSPSPTPQPQVQPVRVKVDVPKAAVARAQAQANNPKGAGAPPPLPITTPKLAPTPKVDPKVGPMPKIDPKVGPVPMPKVDPKQPFDPKVDPKMPKIDPKVDPKSPKVDPLPKGKGKVDPPVPMPQPVPMPQPKVDPKGVDPLPKGKGKIDPPVPMPQPKVDPKLPTPVPMPKVDPKLPPSVPQPKVEPKVPTPVPMPKVEPKLPPVQPKLPPVTQPPVQPKLPPVTQPPPQPKLPPVTQPPPQPKLPPVTQPQPQPKLPPVTQPQPQPKLPPVTQPPPPRPTPPVTQPTQPKRPPVTQPPPPRPTPPVTQPQPQPKLPPVTQPPPPRLTPPVTQPTQPKRPPVTQPPPVQPPPPPVAQPPRPTPPVAQPPRPKPPTQPTPKGKRERE, from the coding sequence ATGCTTCCGCGACCGACCCAGCTCGCCGCCGCGGTCGTTCTCGCCGGCCTCATCGTCGGCGTCAGCATCAACGCCGCCCCCGCCCAGCCGCCGCAACCCTTGCCCCTGCCAGCCTCCGGGGCCGCCGCCCAGCAGCAACCCGGTCAGCCTGAGGGCACGGAAGTGCTCGCCCGTGGAGCCGTCCACGAGGCCTATGCCGCGACTGCCGAGCAGGCCATTGCCGGCGAAGTCGTCGCGCAGCCGCCGCCGGAGCCGATCGAGGAACTGCCGCCGGACCAGAAGCCCGAAGGCGACAACGTCATCTGGATCCCCGGCTACTGGGACTGGGACGAGGAGCGGACGGATTACGTCTGGATCAGCGGCTTCTGGCGCGTGCCGCCGCCGGGGCGCGTGTGGGTGCCGGGTAGCTGGCACGTCGTACAGGGCGGCCACCAGTGGGTGAGCGGCTTCTGGCAGCCCGTCGCGGTGCAGCCGGCCGGCGGCTTCGCGCAGCAGGAAATCGAATACCTGCCGCCGCCGCCGGTGACGCTGGAGTCCGGCCCCGTGGTGCCGTCGCCGGGCGTGGACTACGTCTACGTGCCGGGCAGCTGGGTGTACCGCGGCCGGTACTTCTGGCGGCCGGGGGTGTGGATCACCCACCGGCCGGGCTGGGTGTGGGTGCCCGCGCGCTACACGTGGTCGCCGGTCGGCTACGTCTTCGTGGACGGGTACTGGGACTACCCGCTGGCCACGCGCGGCGTGCTGTTCACGCCGGTGTACTTCCCGCGGCCGCTCCTGGCCCACCGGTTCGTGTACACGCCGAGTTACGTCGTGGCCGAGCCGGTGCTGTTCGGCGCGCTGTTCGTCCGCAGCGGGTACGGCGGCTACTACTTCGGCGACTATTACGACCGCCGCTACGTCGGCGTCGGCTACCGGCCGTGGTGCGCCCCGGCGGTGGCCACGCAGGTGAACTTCGCGTTCGGCCGCGGCGGGTACTCCTACGACCCACTCTGGAGCTACTACAGCGTGTCGTACCGGTCGCAGCCGCAGTGGAACGTCGCCGTGGCGACGACGTTCGTCGGCCGCTACCAGGGGAGCGTTCCGCGGCCGCCGCGGACGCTGGTGCAGCAGAACACGGCCATCCAGCAGATCACCAACACGACGGTGAACAACGTCACCAACAACATCACGGTCGTGAACAACAACACGACAGTGAACAACAGCTCGCCGGCGCAGCTCGGCGGATTGCGGGTGGCGAACAAGGACGTGTCGAACGTGGTAATGGTGGCCCCGCTGACGGTAGCCCCGAAGCTCCAGCCGCAGCAGCAGATCCGCCCCATCGCCGCGGAGGTGCGGCAGCAGGAGGCGAAGGCGGCGCAGGATATCCGCAAGGTGTCGGTGCAGCGCCGCGACGCCGAGACGGCGGCGCTGAAGGCGAACCCCCGGCCGGTAACGCCGAAGATCGACCCGAAGTCGCCGAGCCCGACGCCGCAGCCGCAGGTACAGCCGGTGCGGGTGAAGGTGGACGTACCCAAGGCGGCGGTCGCACGGGCGCAGGCCCAGGCGAACAACCCGAAGGGCGCCGGCGCCCCGCCGCCACTGCCCATCACGACTCCGAAGCTCGCCCCGACGCCGAAGGTGGACCCGAAGGTCGGCCCGATGCCGAAGATCGATCCCAAGGTCGGCCCCGTGCCAATGCCGAAGGTCGATCCGAAGCAGCCGTTCGACCCGAAGGTCGATCCTAAGATGCCGAAGATCGACCCCAAGGTTGACCCGAAATCGCCGAAGGTGGACCCGCTCCCGAAGGGGAAGGGGAAGGTCGACCCGCCGGTCCCGATGCCGCAGCCGGTCCCGATGCCGCAGCCCAAGGTCGACCCAAAGGGGGTAGACCCGCTCCCGAAGGGGAAGGGGAAGATCGACCCGCCGGTCCCGATGCCGCAGCCCAAGGTCGACCCGAAGTTGCCGACACCGGTCCCGATGCCCAAGGTGGACCCGAAGCTGCCGCCGTCGGTGCCGCAGCCGAAGGTCGAGCCGAAGGTTCCCACACCGGTCCCGATGCCGAAGGTCGAGCCGAAGCTGCCGCCGGTTCAGCCGAAGCTGCCGCCGGTCACGCAGCCCCCGGTTCAGCCGAAGCTGCCGCCGGTCACGCAACCGCCGCCGCAGCCGAAGCTCCCGCCGGTCACGCAGCCGCCGCCGCAGCCGAAGCTGCCGCCGGTCACGCAGCCTCAACCGCAGCCGAAGCTGCCGCCGGTCACGCAGCCTCAACCGCAGCCGAAGCTGCCGCCGGTCACGCAACCGCCGCCGCCACGGCCCACCCCGCCGGTGACCCAGCCGACGCAGCCGAAGCGACCACCGGTCACGCAACCGCCGCCGCCACGGCCCACCCCGCCGGTGACGCAGCCTCAACCGCAGCCGAAGCTGCCGCCGGTGACGCAACCGCCGCCGCCACGGCTCACCCCGCCGGTGACCCAGCCGACGCAGCCGAAGCGACCGCCGGTGACGCAACCGCCGCCGGTCCAGCCGCCGCCCCCGCCGGTCGCGCAGCCGCCCCGCCCGACCCCGCCGGTCGCGCAGCCGCCGCGGCCGAAACCGCCGACGCAGCCGACGCCCAAGGGAAAGCGGGAGCGGGAGTGA
- the dxs gene encoding 1-deoxy-D-xylulose-5-phosphate synthase: MSALLPTITGPADLHKLSDEQLQQLTREIREELVRVLTTRPAHFASNLGVVELTLALHMTFDFSKDRLIWDTGHQVYPHKLVTGRYDRFHTIRTRGGLMGFPHPGESPYDLFMTGHAGCSVSTVSGLKAADDLMGNGDRKAVAVIGDGALPSGIVFEALNNIGGLNQDLLVVLNDNKMSICPRTGGLGQYLDQCRITGLYQGGKRQINRVLGNIPVLGEMAHSALEQVRDGLKAFFKDGMLFEEMGFRYFGPVDGHDLPGLRKILRDLKGQKGPILLHVFTNKGHGIPEAAADPVTYHTPPVFEEMGPNGTIKSFRKSSAKAYTDLISAGIHAAMAADPKVAVLTAAMCQGNKLEQVRTDFPDRFFDVGICESHAVAFAAGMAKAGMKPVVDIYSTFLQRSFDQIFQEVCLQNLPVVFAMDRAGLTGPEGPTHHGTFDVPYMRLFPNMTAMAPGDEADAVPMLNFALGHPGPIGMRYPKTNIDRVERSGEAAPIELGKAEVIDWGEDGCFVAFGTLLSTCVAAAAKLREEGLHVGVVNARFVKPLDRETILRAVETLPVVVTVEEGTIEGGFGSAVLEAANAAGLDARNVVRCGIPDRFIEHGDRGELLATLGLNADGLADAVRKHREALRPV; the protein is encoded by the coding sequence ATGTCTGCCCTGCTGCCCACGATCACCGGCCCGGCCGACCTGCACAAGCTCTCGGACGAGCAGCTGCAGCAGCTTACCCGCGAGATCCGCGAGGAACTCGTCCGGGTGCTCACCACCCGCCCGGCCCACTTCGCCAGCAACCTCGGCGTCGTCGAGTTGACGCTGGCGCTCCACATGACCTTCGACTTCTCGAAGGACCGCCTCATCTGGGACACCGGCCACCAGGTCTACCCGCACAAGCTGGTGACGGGCCGCTACGACCGGTTCCACACCATCCGCACCCGCGGCGGGCTGATGGGCTTCCCGCACCCCGGCGAGTCGCCCTACGACCTGTTCATGACCGGCCACGCCGGGTGCAGCGTCTCCACCGTCTCCGGCCTGAAGGCCGCCGACGACCTCATGGGGAACGGCGACCGCAAGGCCGTCGCCGTCATCGGCGACGGGGCGCTGCCGAGCGGCATCGTGTTCGAGGCGCTCAACAACATCGGCGGCCTGAACCAGGACTTGCTGGTCGTTCTGAACGACAACAAGATGAGCATCTGCCCCCGCACCGGCGGCCTCGGCCAGTACCTCGACCAGTGCCGCATCACCGGCCTGTACCAGGGCGGCAAGCGGCAGATCAACCGCGTCCTCGGCAACATCCCCGTTCTTGGCGAGATGGCCCACTCGGCGCTGGAGCAGGTGCGCGACGGGCTGAAGGCCTTCTTCAAGGACGGCATGCTGTTCGAGGAGATGGGCTTCCGCTACTTCGGCCCGGTGGACGGCCACGACCTGCCGGGGCTGCGGAAGATTCTCCGCGACCTGAAGGGGCAGAAGGGGCCGATCCTCCTCCACGTGTTCACCAACAAGGGGCACGGCATCCCCGAGGCGGCGGCCGACCCGGTGACGTACCACACGCCGCCGGTGTTCGAGGAGATGGGGCCGAACGGCACCATCAAGTCGTTCCGCAAGAGCAGCGCCAAGGCGTACACGGACCTCATCAGCGCCGGCATCCACGCCGCGATGGCGGCCGACCCGAAGGTCGCGGTCCTCACCGCGGCGATGTGCCAGGGGAACAAGCTCGAACAGGTGCGGACCGATTTCCCCGACCGCTTCTTCGACGTGGGCATCTGCGAGAGCCACGCCGTGGCCTTCGCCGCGGGGATGGCCAAGGCCGGGATGAAGCCGGTGGTGGACATTTACAGCACGTTCCTGCAGCGGAGCTTCGACCAGATCTTCCAGGAGGTGTGCCTCCAGAACCTGCCGGTCGTGTTCGCCATGGACCGCGCCGGCCTCACCGGCCCGGAGGGCCCGACGCACCACGGCACGTTCGACGTGCCGTACATGCGGCTGTTCCCGAACATGACGGCGATGGCCCCCGGCGACGAGGCCGACGCCGTGCCGATGCTGAACTTCGCGCTCGGCCACCCCGGACCGATCGGGATGCGCTACCCGAAGACGAACATCGACCGGGTGGAGCGGTCGGGCGAGGCCGCGCCGATCGAGCTGGGCAAGGCCGAGGTGATCGACTGGGGCGAGGACGGCTGCTTCGTGGCGTTCGGCACGCTCCTCTCGACGTGCGTGGCGGCGGCGGCGAAGCTGCGGGAGGAGGGGCTCCACGTCGGCGTCGTCAACGCCCGGTTCGTGAAGCCGCTGGACCGCGAGACGATCCTGCGGGCGGTCGAGACGCTACCGGTGGTGGTGACGGTGGAGGAAGGCACGATCGAGGGCGGGTTCGGCTCGGCGGTGCTGGAGGCGGCGAACGCGGCGGGGCTGGACGCCCGCAACGTGGTCCGTTGCGGCATCCCGGACCGGTTCATCGAGCACGGCGACCGCGGCGAGCTGCTGGCGACGCTGGGCCTGAACGCGGACGGGCTGGCCGACGCGGTGCGGAAGCACCGCGAGGCGCTGCGGCCGGTCTAA
- a CDS encoding polyprenyl synthetase family protein, with product MGGELWADLKDRQDAVEAALRLTLARYTSDAPTALSAAMGYSLLAPGKRLRPLLALLACEACGGTPEQALPAACAVEMVHTYSLVHDDLPAMDDDDLRRGLPTCHKVYGEALAILAGDALLTLSFEVVAAGCPPRTAAVSCVELAAGGGAVGMVGGQVLDLAAEGRIESGGAVNTVEALEAIHRRKTGALFRAALRLGVHAAQGESGADPAALAAADDYAAAFGLAFQVTDDLLDVESTAEKTGKRVNKDAARGKLTYPGLLGLAESRARAAELVQDAEHAAARLGSAPLARLARYVVQRDR from the coding sequence GTGGGCGGGGAGTTGTGGGCTGACCTGAAAGATCGGCAGGACGCCGTCGAGGCCGCGTTGCGACTCACCCTCGCCCGGTACACGTCGGACGCCCCCACCGCGTTGTCGGCGGCGATGGGCTACTCCCTACTCGCCCCCGGCAAGCGGCTCCGCCCGCTCCTCGCCCTCCTCGCCTGCGAGGCGTGCGGCGGCACGCCCGAACAAGCCCTCCCGGCGGCGTGTGCGGTCGAGATGGTCCACACCTACTCGCTCGTCCACGACGACCTGCCGGCGATGGACGACGACGACCTGCGGCGCGGCCTGCCGACGTGCCACAAAGTTTACGGCGAGGCGCTGGCGATCCTGGCCGGCGACGCGCTGCTAACGCTGTCGTTCGAGGTGGTCGCCGCAGGTTGCCCGCCGCGCACGGCCGCGGTTAGCTGTGTGGAACTCGCCGCCGGCGGCGGTGCGGTCGGGATGGTCGGCGGGCAGGTGCTCGACCTGGCGGCGGAAGGGCGGATCGAGTCCGGCGGCGCGGTGAACACGGTCGAGGCGCTGGAGGCGATCCACCGCCGCAAGACGGGCGCGCTGTTCCGCGCGGCGCTGCGGCTCGGCGTTCACGCGGCGCAGGGCGAGAGCGGGGCCGACCCCGCCGCCCTGGCCGCGGCCGACGACTATGCCGCCGCCTTCGGGCTGGCGTTCCAGGTGACGGACGACCTGCTCGACGTGGAGAGCACGGCCGAGAAGACGGGCAAGCGGGTGAACAAGGACGCCGCCCGCGGCAAGCTGACCTACCCCGGGCTCCTCGGCCTCGCCGAGAGTCGGGCGCGGGCGGCCGAACTGGTGCAGGACGCCGAACACGCCGCAGCCCGGCTCGGGAGCGCACCGCTCGCCCGGCTGGCGCGGTACGTCGTGCAACGCGATCGCTAA
- the xseB gene encoding exodeoxyribonuclease VII small subunit: protein MTPSDAEPVRFEQALAELDRILRELEDGTTTLDDALARYERGVALLRLCYGKLKDAEQRVRLLNGTAADGSPDLRLFEHVATLAAATASLGKPLRGAKLPGIDG from the coding sequence ATGACTCCGAGTGACGCCGAGCCCGTCCGCTTCGAGCAGGCGCTGGCCGAACTCGACCGCATCCTCCGCGAGCTGGAGGACGGCACCACCACCCTCGACGACGCCCTCGCCCGGTACGAGCGCGGCGTCGCCCTGCTGCGGCTCTGCTACGGCAAGCTGAAGGACGCCGAGCAGCGCGTCCGCCTCCTGAACGGCACCGCCGCCGACGGCAGCCCCGACCTCCGGCTGTTCGAGCACGTCGCGACCCTCGCCGCGGCCACGGCTTCGCTCGGTAAACCGCTTCGTGGTGCAAAGTTGCCGGGAATAGACGGCTGA
- the xseA gene encoding exodeoxyribonuclease VII large subunit — protein sequence MTAAPPTDREVMSVSALVARLRGTVEAKFAAVWVAGEVVSFTKAASGHMYFTLKDEAANLRAVLFRGVNLRMKFEPRNGMEVLARGRLSVFDQRGDVQLQIEELQPKGVGAAELALRQLKEKLLARGYFDPRRKKPLPKYPKRVALIASATGAAIRDMLELLAQRWPRADVIVRPSRVQGTGAAEEVAVALRELNRLHASGKLPLCAVVIGRGGGSSEDLAAFNEEAVADAVFQSVVPVVSAIGHETDVTVADLVADHRAETPTAAIVALTPHRLELLADVDDRAARLGEAMARRLEVARDRLDAVASRPAFRRPLQRVNDLEQRLDDTAARLHRAARARVTGAAEKLAAAAAQLDGLSPLNILKRGYSLTRTTAGTVVTDPAAVRPGDILLTRVAGGEIRSVAVEAAVHGTPNPTGADDSE from the coding sequence ATGACCGCGGCCCCGCCGACCGACCGCGAGGTGATGAGCGTGTCCGCGCTCGTCGCCCGGCTGCGCGGAACGGTCGAGGCGAAGTTCGCCGCCGTGTGGGTCGCCGGCGAGGTCGTCAGCTTTACGAAGGCCGCGTCCGGCCACATGTACTTCACGCTCAAAGACGAGGCCGCCAACCTGCGGGCCGTCCTGTTCCGCGGCGTGAACCTGCGGATGAAGTTCGAGCCGCGCAACGGCATGGAGGTGCTCGCCCGCGGCCGCCTCAGCGTGTTCGACCAGCGCGGCGACGTGCAACTCCAGATCGAGGAATTGCAGCCGAAGGGCGTCGGTGCCGCCGAACTGGCTCTGCGACAACTCAAGGAAAAACTCCTCGCCCGCGGGTACTTCGACCCGCGCCGCAAGAAGCCGCTGCCGAAGTACCCCAAGCGTGTGGCGCTGATCGCCAGCGCCACCGGGGCCGCGATCCGCGACATGCTCGAACTGCTCGCCCAGCGCTGGCCGCGCGCCGACGTGATCGTCCGCCCCAGCCGCGTGCAGGGGACCGGCGCCGCGGAGGAGGTGGCCGTCGCGCTTCGCGAGCTGAACCGCCTCCACGCTTCGGGCAAGCTGCCGTTGTGTGCCGTGGTCATCGGCCGCGGCGGCGGCAGCTCCGAAGACCTGGCGGCGTTCAACGAGGAGGCCGTCGCCGACGCCGTCTTCCAGTCGGTCGTGCCGGTCGTGTCGGCGATCGGGCACGAGACCGACGTGACCGTCGCCGACCTGGTCGCCGATCACCGGGCCGAGACGCCGACGGCCGCGATCGTGGCCCTGACGCCGCACCGGCTCGAACTCCTCGCCGACGTGGACGACCGCGCCGCCCGCCTCGGCGAGGCGATGGCCCGCCGGCTGGAAGTGGCCCGCGACCGGCTCGACGCCGTCGCGTCGCGCCCCGCCTTCCGCCGCCCGCTGCAGCGCGTCAACGACCTGGAACAGCGGCTCGACGACACCGCGGCGCGCCTCCACCGCGCCGCCCGCGCGCGGGTGACGGGCGCCGCCGAGAAGCTGGCCGCGGCCGCGGCGCAGCTCGACGGGCTGAGCCCGCTGAACATCCTGAAGCGCGGCTACAGCCTGACGCGGACGACGGCCGGGACCGTCGTCACCGACCCCGCCGCCGTGCGCCCCGGCGACATCCTGCTGACGCGCGTGGCGGGCGGCGAAATCCGCAGCGTCGCGGTCGAGGCGGCGGTCCACGGAACCCCGAACCCAACAGGCGCCGATGACTCCGAGTGA